A window of Felis catus isolate Fca126 chromosome A3, F.catus_Fca126_mat1.0, whole genome shotgun sequence genomic DNA:
CCAACAGCAGCACGGCCGCCAAGTCGTTCGAGGACCTCACGGGCCGGCCCGTCACGAGGAGCGAGAAGGCCTCGTCCTTCAAATTGCAGCGTCAGAACCGCGTGGGCAGCAAGGAGACGGAGTGCTAGGCCGGGGACCCGGGCCGGGCCTCAGGCGTGCGGGCTCGTCACACGCGGGACTTGAAGTCGCTGCATCTTTTTGTGAAGATTTGGGAGACCCGAGTGACTTCACGGCAGACGCTGGTCACGTGTTTGGGCTCCTTCACACGCAATAAATGACGCTCGTGTGCTCAGGCCCTTGTCCTTTGGAAGAGGGAAGGTGAATCTAGCTTATTTTGAGGCTTTCaggttttagtttttttggtttttaaaatatccttcaaCCTGTGGTgcaaaagcagaaaatacagcTGGATTAGGTTATGAATATTTACGTTTttgtaaattatcttttttattgatAACAGCACTGATTGAGGACACGCTCAGTTGCTTTTATATACACTGTAATGATCCGCTGACTCCAGGGAGGCATTTAGCAGGCCTTAGTTCTGAGGGCAACTGgaacacagattttattttttgccttcagGTAAAGACAAAGGAGGTAAAAACGGAGTTCTCCGTTGTTTCCAGGACGTGGGTTCTGTTCAGAGGCATCCAGAGCTTGTAGCAGCGGGGAGAGTCACCCCAGTTACTCCTAAACTCGGGGTAATGCTTCTTCAGATTCTGAGGTTGGCACTTTCTAGAATTAAAACAGTCTAGCTTACAAATGGTAGCCCAATTGAATTTACAGACTCCTGCCCACTGTGTAGGACCCCAATTTGCTGGGCAGTTTTTGTCGTCAAAGCAGGTCTAATGCTGTTGCCACGCTGGGAAAATGCTCACCATTCTAAACTACTTCCAAATGAGAGCACCGTTGCCTCTTGGCAAATTAGTGGCCGAGGGGGCGCGTGCGCGAGTCCTCCCCAAACAACAGGTGGTCTTGAAAGGCCAAGGTGCTGGGCAGGTGGGGGACGCTGCCCCTCCCGGGCCTGGCGCTTTCTCCCTACACAGCTGATTCCTAAAAACCCTCTGCAGTGACCTTCTGCTTTAGTGCTTCGGGACTCTCTGCGTTTACTTTGTGAAGGATAAACATCATCAAAGTGAATTCTGATTTCCTTAAAATTACAGTTAGGGGGGAAGAAAGCTTTGAAGTACTGAAATGTGCTCAGCAGCCAACACATTCTGACCCAGACGACTTGTAAACTGAGGGCAATTAACCAAACCTGTGACAAATCAAATCTTTTCTTCTAAGGACGTTTATTATGCAGATGCCTGTTACACTAATACTTGAACTCAGACCTTGTGGTGTTTGCTGTCTTCTAACTACTTGTGATATATTACACTTTTGGAATCTGCTGGGTGAGTGGGTGTATGTGTGAGAGTGAACAGTTCCCAGCTCAGTGTCAGAAAATCGTTTTTTATAAAATggactttttaaacaaatttgtcTTCGCCTTGTTTCCACTTATAGAGTTAATTTTGTAGCTTGTGGCGCTGATGACACCTGCATCAGATGTTACCGGAACACAACACAAGTAGGTACAAAGCTTTCGTAAAAATTCTGATGCTTTCATTAATCTTGGTGGCAGATGGTGTTTTTTATTCCAAGGTCATGAGCAAAGGTCTGATCGCTTATCTCAGGATCTTTGTCACACTGGCAGCTTCGTCTGTAAGTTAACAGCCAGATTGGGTTTTCTGTGGCTAATGGTCCCCGTCTCCCAGAAGACTTAGTTCGGGTTTGGCTTCTGCTACGTCTCGCCAGTAAGGGAGCAGCAAAGGCAAGGAGGAGACTTTCTTCTCGATCAGAGGCCAAAGGTGGGAGAACAAAAACTCATTTCCCTCCGGGGACAAGTGCAGTCCGTCTGACAGAAAGGACGAGAAGTCCTGCAGGGGAGAGAGTTGGGAGAGCGTGTGGGGGACGTTTCCGGGGCCCCACGAGGAGGTGCAGttcatcggggggggggggcaggggagaagaggCTGAACGAGTAAATAAGGTACATTCACGTGAACAACAAGAACGACCTGCGCTGTTGGAGGAGCTCAGGGCCCAGGGTGCCCGGCTGCTCCGACTCCCCTAGTCTAGGTATTAAGTCGACGGGCGGGTTATTAGGTGTAAAGAACTTGAACCATCGGGCCCAGAAGAGTGACGGTCCCGTGCTCACGGCCCCCGGGAGCCGCTTCTCCTGGGTGAGCGGTGTCGGCCCCACGCCAAGGCCCCGTCCCTGCCAGAAGCCAGCCGGCCCCACAGGTTCACGGCTCCTCCAGACCAGGGCTTCCCGTGGCCTGGGCGCTCCCCTCTGCCATCTTAGAGCGGACCTCTCGGGGAAgcccgctccctccctccccaccctcccccgtcCTAGAACCCTGGGGGGTTAAATCTCCAAGGACTTCATCAGAGCCCCTCTCAGATGGACAGCCCAGACAAAAGCCAGGACTCTGGCTGCGTCGCTGCCGCCCCGACCTGGGAAGCCACAGGAGGACCAGCACCAGGTCTAGGCACGGCTTTGGAGGGAGGCTGAAGCGCAGGGTTGGCTTCGCGAGGGAAGCGCCGGGCTGCCGGGTCCTGTGGACACAACTGTACGGAAAGCGCCAGCGCCTTCCTCGGGGGCTGGGCTGCTCCGTGGGGACCCGCTTTCGCCGTTTCTGGTTGTAAACACGCTTTCTGGCTTTAAACAAAACCATGAGAACCACGTGGCTCAAAAGACGAATTTCAGCCAACACCACATCCTGCTTAAATTCATCGTTTTGCCTCTTAACGAGTTtaacctcctcctcccccacattCCAAAAGGACTTGCTCTGAACGTCCTTCACTATGAACCACTGATTTCACTCTGTTCCGGGTCCCGCCCAGCTACTCAAGGGGTCCCCGGAGCAGGACGGCAGCTGCTGGGGCCGCGGAGGAACGAGGCCGTGGGCGCCGTCCCGGAGCCTCCGCGCTTCCTCCCCGCAGCGCTCTGGTTTAAGCTAACGGTCTTACCCGCTCAGAGCCCCACGGAGCAGGGTCACTTCTGCATCATCCTCCCGGCCCCGAGAGGACCGAGCAAGCCCCCGTACCTGACCGTCCTTCTGCATCAGGGTCCACAGGTCAAGCACATCAGTCCCACAGGCCCGGGCCACTTGCAAGCAGGCGTCTGCGTATTCACCAACGACCAAGTTCAGGCGATTTAGTTTGCAGCCTATTGAGGAAAGAGTGCGGGTGGCAAGTGGCCGCTGTGCAAGTTCTACTGGCCTGGATGCTTCTCCGTCCCCGTAAATAGGCACGTGCTTATGGACCCGACCTGGGTCCAAACGTGTGAGGGCCGTCACCGAGCGCTGCTCTCCGCGGCACGGGGACGGGGGAGCGCACCATCGGTGGTCGCCACGGAGGCAGGAAAGCCCCGTGGCGGCCACCTCCTTGGCTGGAGTACAGGCCAGAGGCAAAGAGAGTGGGGGCTGATGGGGAGGGACGGTGGGCCAAGACCCCTGAATTTGCTGTGTCATGTGAGGCCGCTGTGATACGATGGAAAGATCAGGGTTCGGCCAGAGAAGGGGGAGCTGGAAGGGGCTGCAGAGGTCACTTGGACTGGCTCACGGGTCagtgacctcttttttttttttttgtacatttgagAACACGTGCGCGTACACACGCGTGAGCACACGCACGAGTgagcacaggaggagcagaggagagaatcccaagcaggctccgcactgtcagcgcagagccggacgtggggctcaaactcacaacccgggaggtcgtgacctgagccaaaaccaagaatcggccgcttaagcgactgagccacccaggcgccccagcgacCTTTCTCCACAAGGGGCCGGGCAGTAAATATTCCAGGCTGGGCGGGCGTAGGGTCCGTGCCGGTAACTGCCCTGCCCTCTGCCGTAGCTCAGGAGACACGCAGTATGGAAACCTGGGGGCTGGTCTTCGGTAGAACATTCCTGTAGCCAGCGGCTCACAAACCCGACCCACACCGCCATGTTCTCCACCGGGACTCGCTACGCGTCCGATAAGTGAAACACGGCTCGCACGCGGCGCCGGGTCCCGGGTGCTGAGGTTTTCCCTACTCGTTCCCAAAATGTAACTCAGTTGGTTCTGTGCCCACGAGGGGGTTGTGACCTGCAGTCTGAGAAGCAGATATGGCTCCGACTCGCACACCTCTGCTCGTCCAGGCGCGGCACGGACACGCTTGCTACCTCCCGAGCGATCCTGATCCTGACGCGAGGCAGACGCCGGCACGAGGGGAGGCTCCCTGGGGGGCCGCGCTCACCCTCTGGAGCTGACGACAGGGAGCGTCGTCTACCCCCGACCGGGCCCTTCCAACACCTGATGACAGCGGGCCTGGCCCCATCCTCCCTGTCTGTCCTCTTCCTCTGGATAAACTTGCCCTCCTTACCTCCTGTGGGGAACTTCCCTGGACCTTTCTGGACGCCAGTACCGTCAAGAGTGTTTCCGTGCCTGCCACGCCATTCATCACGTGGCTGTCACGTGGCTGCCGGTGTCTGTACGGGACCGTCTCCCTCCCTACTCGACACGCGGGAACCAGGTTCTAGTCACTTCTGTGTCCTGACTTTGTACTTTACATGCTAAGACGAACGGTCGCAGGGACAGAAGTGGCTCCGTCACAGGTGCCGTGACGCGCCCTCAGCCGAGCCTTAGTTTTGGGGAAGGAGGGGTCCCGTCGCCGAAGGCCGCAGCCCGGGCGAGGCTGCGTGGAGAAGGGAGCGCGTTGGGCCAGAGGCGGGCAGAGTGGCGGCTGCGGGCAATCGCGGTCACCGGGGTCGCTGGGAGCCTCAGTGCCACGTGGGCCGCCACACAGCTCCGCGGCCGCGCTTGGGGTCTGGCGCCGCCAGGCCGGGGCCGCCCCCTCCGCAGGGACGGTCCCTTTTCCGGGCCACCGTTCGCGCCTAGAACCTAATGGCCGCTCCGCTCGTTTTGCTTACTCTCTGGTGGCTGAGAACAGAGGCCGAAAGGACTGGGCGGGGAGCCCGGCCCGGCGGCCGCGAAGCAAGGGGCCGCCCGGCTCCGGGCCCCTCTCTCGGCCGGTCGGAGGACACGGCGCCCGCGGCCCGCTTACCTTGCGCGAGGCACTCCCGCTCCCAGGCCGCCTCGCAGAGCGGGGGCGGTGAGATGAGGACGATCCTGTGCTCCGGGACGTCCACGGACTTGAGGTAGCGCACCATGCTCTTTAAATTCGCCACGTACTCGTCCAGGGGGACGTGCTGCTTGGGGTTCTcatctgttggggggggggaacacgGACACTTCGGCCCCAAACGCACGTTTGTCGCAGGGGACAACGAAGACTGACACGAGCTCCCCGATCCGCAAGGCTCAGGACGTCGCCGGGGAGTAGTTCGGACCGCAGACACAAACACGGGGTAGCGGGTGGGGGGAACGGCGGTCCCCGCTCTTCGTGGGACAGACCGCAGAGGCTCAGGCTCTGTCCTCTGGTGGCCAGCGGCCTGGGCTGTGGAGGGAGGCCGCCGAGTTCCACCCCTGCCTCCTCGCAGACCGGCCGCCTGCCCTGGGACAGATGCCCGGCTTGCCTGTACCTCGGCCTCCTCACCGGTAAACCGAGGACGATAACCGGGTCTCCCTCACGGGGTGGTTGTGAAAATCGACAAGCACGTAAAGCACTACAGCAGGGGGCCTACCACACAGGAAGCGGCCCGCGTATGACTGCCAGCTGCtggggcaggcacctgggtggctcagtgggttaagcatcttgactctcgattttggctcaggttatgatctcaggggagagtggagagtgagccccacgtggggctctgcactgacagtgtgaagcctgctggggatcctctcgctttctcgctctcaaataaataaacttaaaaaaaaaaaaaaagctgttgctTCTACTATTATAGTCGCAAAGGACTTGTTTTTCCTTTAGAGCACGCGTGCGCACGTacagaggggagaagggcagagggagagacagaatcttaagcagaatccaggctcagTGTAGGGCCCGGTGCggcctcgatcccacgaccccgggatcgtgcgtgacctgagccgaaatcaagagtcggaggctcgaCTAACTGAGGTGCCCGGGTGCCCCGCAAAGGATGACTTCTAAATGGGCTCGCACATAAGTATCCTAAGACTCACTGCAGGTGCTTTACGAACCACATGTAAGGATAATTACAGGAGCAAAATAAAATCCCTCATGATGCCACCACCCAGAAAACCACTGTTGGCACTCGGAGGTACTTCATTCTAGTCTTTTCCCTGTTGATaggtgtacttaaaaaaataaaagtagcattACACTGAAGATACATAACCATATGGTTCTTTTTTCCACCTAACATTATATCATGGGCATGTCTGTGTCCACGAACAGTCCTCAAAAACGTGTATCTGCTGGGGGACCGAGAGGAAGCTTCTATCTCTGTGCCACCCAGCATTCTATTTTTTTGCTGTTAGAAATACAATTCGCAGAAAGGTCTGCACGTACGCCTGGCTGCATTACTGAATTTTTTCTCAGGCTGGATTTCTAGATGCGGGAAGTCCTTCGATGCACGCTGTCAAGTATCTTTCCAGAAAGATCACAAGTTTCCCCAGTGACTGGAAGAGAGGAGTGCCCATCtcactccacactcagcaggccATAAGAATCAGTGCTTAAAAACACTTTCCGATCTGAGTCTTTATAATCTTTTGAGGTTATCTCATTTCACAAAGctacttttttcctttgtgatttcctCCGTTGCTTTTGTGCTTGGAGTTTCTTTGTCCTAATTTCGGTGAGAATTCGCCTTTTTTGGAGTCTCCTTTCTTACAGTTTTTAGTGTAAGATCAAGTGGAGATCTGACTTTTCCAAACAGTGGGCTCACAGGATCCACTAACACCTACGGCTCATTCGTCTTTCTCAAGGCGGCGAGCGTCCCTGCCTGCCCTGCCGCCTCCCCTGAGCTGTCCCCACCGTGTGCCCACAGATAGCATTCTTCTGGAAGCGGACTTTCCAGAATACAGGCTGGCTTTTCCCCTTCGTGCCGCACGAAGGGTCCTCCTCgcaagagcaggagggagagcGAGGCCTGCGCCCGCCGGTCTTCCAAAGACAG
This region includes:
- the IAH1 gene encoding isoamyl acetate-hydrolyzing esterase 1 homolog, encoding MALCEAAGSLYWPRVLLFGDSITQFSFQQGGWGASLADKLVRKCDVLNRGFSGYNTRWAKIILPRLIKKGTGLDSPVAVTIFFGANDSALKDENPKQHVPLDEYVANLKSMVRYLKSVDVPEHRIVLISPPPLCEAAWERECLAQGCKLNRLNLVVGEYADACLQVARACGTDVLDLWTLMQKDGQDFSSFLSDGLHLSPEGNEFLFSHLWPLIEKKVSSLPLLLPYWRDVAEAKPELSLLGDGDH